ggagaaagtcgacgagcacgacttcctatttgctatcgagggtggcgctAATCCTTAGCGCCTGGTTGTCGGAGCCGATGGGGTCGACCAGGACCAGCTTGACGGCCTCTATGGGCTTGAAAGTCctggcacgacgcttggagtcgggtGCCTCGCTGCCAagttggtcgaggttgacgatgagggtctcggcctctacgagagcctcggcgtactcgatgcattcgatgttgcagtcgtatgcatgctcatacATGGACTCGATAGTGATTACACTGTTGGGgccaggcatcttgagcttgaggtaggtgtagttggggatcaccatgaatttggtgtagcacgagcgccctaggatggcgtggtaggtccccttgaacccaaccacctcgaaagtgaggacctccttgcggtagttggagggggtgctgaAGCAAACAGGCAAgttgatgcgcccgaggggtcacatgCGCTTCCtcagcacgatgccgtggaagggcgcggcatCGCCTCGGAGCTGTGACCGGTCGAGCCCTAGGAGTTCCAGGGtgttggtgtagaggatgttgagaccgcttcctccgtccatcaacaccttggtgagccgggtgttgccgatgatcgagtcgacgatgagtgggtactgccctgggtttgggacataatcagggtggtcatcccgatcaaaggtgattgcctcctgagaccagtcgaggtatcgaggagtggccaccttcaccgagaagacctcccagtgctccctctttcgctggcatgccatgaggcacgctgaaggtccgccgaagatcatgaaggcgttgtacacctcggggaacccatcgtccttgtcgtcgtccctatCGCCGGTGTCCCTCTTCTTAGCATCGTCActgggagcccgagcttggcgtagtaacgctggagtatggtgcactcttcgagggtgtgttTCAcggggccctggtggtaagggcagggcttcttgagcatgtcgtcgaagagcccggggcctctagcagggcctcagggattcttgcgatctgcgGCTATGACCAGactggcctcgaggacctcctgcttcccctggtgaccctttctctttttcttggggaggtggggggccaaggccccgggggcctcgtccccctgcttccccttggcgtcgttgtcagggaagatggccccgacagcctctttgcccgaggcgaagttggtggcgatgtcgaggagtgcggccgccgTGGTCAGTATGTTCCGGCCTAACTCACAGACTAGGTCTCgataggaggtgccagagaggaatgcttggacaatttccgagtcgccgacacggggcaactcggtgcattgcttggagaagcgtcggatgaagtctcagagagactcatctggcttctagcgacaactcttgaggtcccaggagttcccagggcacatgtatgtgccctggaaattcccgacgaagaccttgaccaagtcgcgccagttgtgaatctacgagggagggaggtgttcgagccaggctcgcgctgagtctgacatgaacaaggggaggttgcggatgatgagcagatcatcgtccATG
The sequence above is drawn from the Miscanthus floridulus cultivar M001 chromosome 15, ASM1932011v1, whole genome shotgun sequence genome and encodes:
- the LOC136506981 gene encoding uncharacterized protein, translated to MVIPNYTYLKLKMPGPNSVITIESMYEHAYDCNIECIEYAEALVEAETLIVNLDQLGSEAPDSKRRARTFKPIEAVKLVLVDPIGSDNQALRISATLDSK